Proteins encoded by one window of Arachis ipaensis cultivar K30076 chromosome B04, Araip1.1, whole genome shotgun sequence:
- the LOC107638648 gene encoding uncharacterized protein LOC107638648 yields the protein MNRRQRRAFMVLMWTVGFCLIGYIGGRPLYWHLNESLSAVSSCAPCHCDCSLEPLLSLPDGLNNSILDCMKQDPEEGEGSERRFTELLSQEVRQKEAIAEEKQRIADTTLLEAKKLASQYQKEADKCNSGMETCEEARERAEAALVNQMKETALWELRARQRGWKESAFKISRAHF from the exons atgaaCAGGAGGCAGCGGAGAGCGTTCATGGTGTTGATGTGGACAGTTGGATTCTGTCTCATCGGTTACATCGGCGGCAGACCTCTCTATTGGCATCTCAACGAGTCCCTCTCCGCCGTCTCTTCTTGCGCTCCTTGCCACTGCGATTGCTCTCTTGAacctcttctttctcttcctgACG GATTGAATAACTCCATTTTAG ATTGTATGAAGCAAGACCCAGAGGAGGGTGAAGGGTCTGAGAGGAGATTCACTGAGCTTTTGTCACAGGAAGTAAGGCAGAAGGAAGCCATAGCTGAGGAGAAACAAAGGATAGCCGACACGACACTCTTGGAGGCAAAGAAACTAGCATCACAGTATCAGAAGGAGGCTGATAAGTGCAACTCAGGGATGGAGACATGTGAGGAGGCTAGGGAGAGAGCTGAGGCAGCTCTTGTGAATCAGATGAAGGAGACTGCATTGTGGGAACTCAGGGCTCGGCAAAGAGGATGGAAAGAGAGCGCTTTTAAGATATCTAGGGCTCACTTTTGA